atagatttctaacatcACAGAATTCAAATATGGACATGGCAGAATaatttaaaccaggggtgcacaatcttttttctttgagcccccctgcctgctctccccctgttggtatggggatatcagcaagacaggcgctgaggtagtgtgcttgagtcctacctaaattcagtgcagcgcctccacccccatcaggatctctgcgtccgcagggagatggatctgatgaggaactccttcttggtgccttcctctgctgagtaactccacactcacacatgagggttttgATGAATAAGGGCATCATTATTTCCATTAAATTCTCTAGCATTTAAATAATCTTTTATAAAGAAAGAGCAGAATATACCGAATAAGTTATATGAAAACAAAGTTTAAAGAGTACACTATTATTTCATCTACTGTATGAAGACCTCTCAAGACCCATTAAATGGTAGCACAACTTCCAACAGTTCAACATggaaataagaaaaaaataagtGGTTATATCCTACCTTGTCTTTTTTATCAACAGTGCCTGACTCTGTGTGCGTGGTTGGAAATGATGTATACCAGGTAAAATACTGCTATTATATACCTTTTTATACCTACTCACCTGAGCTGGAGACTACCATGTATAATTAGTTCATAATGCTCTGGCAACGGTACAATGAAGATCCCAACTAAAGATAGATGTCTTCTTTTGGGGGGATATTGTATTACTATTATTGGTATATTTTTTCTCAGCTAGAGGACTTTAATTTGCACGTCTTTTATGGACTATAATGTTAAAGGTGGTGGGGAATTAATGTTTTACCCCATTCTTTCTTCTCAGCGTGGATCAATCATCCCTCAACCCAAGGATGCCTGTCAGACGTGTGAATGCTCCCACAATATGGACATGGAATCCGAGTTCTATGCTGTAAAATGCCAGCCAATTGTGTGTGAGAAGACCTGCAAGGAAGTAAGTTCTCTCCTTGCGGTAAAACCTTTTCCATGAGAATCTTTTATATTCCATGCTGCTTTTTTAGCTGAAGACCACGTGTGGATTCAGCCCTGTTCTATACGCCCTGAGCACAGTTGGTACTAGACCAGTTCTAAACTTGTCAATATCGGCTATCAATGAAAAAGGAACCAATACTCCCTTTTTATAAATGTAGAAGCTTTATGCCAAGTCATAACAAGCTTTAGGGAACTCCATATATACAATACAACTACACCTGTTCTGTATTGCTTAAATAAGGTTTCTGTTGTCAGTGAAGATACTGTACCTCAGATACAGCAGATGTTGCACAGGAGACAGCATTATGATATGTCTGATGTAATTGATAATTACATAGTTCAAATTCAAATATTTGAACTACATCCTTTTGGCACCAATTACAGCTGCAGCAGCATGTATTCAAAAAAACcacggcgccgatttcgtgtgctctgctgtactccacgcagcatgaacgcggccaatcgccccaggcacctgcgcttatcgcaattgctttgttgaatttcatggattctgtttctttgggtgcaatgaaatgaatgaattgcaatgtgtacagtactgtgctactgtgtcaatttaaggtgtttaaaaaccagactcgcgtcttaaggcggaaaggttggaagacatcctgcGTCATGActtcggtattccgatgtacacaacgcgtgatttgtttaaaaaacggccgctgcagctgtacatctCTTGCTCATCTGACATTTTTAAATGAGCAGatcgttttgtatactgtatgttctcaCCATGATCGACTCTTCTCTCTAACTTTTACCCTAGGGTTATGTATACAGGGAGAAGACAGGGCAGTGCTGTGGTGAGTGTGTGGCCAAACAATGCACCATGAAGGGAGAGAAAAACACAGAAGTAGACATTAAGGTAACTGTTAAGCAAGATGTGTCAAAACTGTATCAGGCTCATTGCATGAGCCTCAACTAAAAAATGTATGGGACACTGTATTTTAACAATGCTCTATTCAACTCTCGCAAACACAAAACTTATTTATGCCCCATTATTTCTTCACCATTTTATATAATATAGACTTATCTCCTCAAACATGTCAGATGCCTTATATCCTTAGAGTCTCTTAAATTTTCTTTCACAGCGCCTTATATCATATACTGTAGTTACCTCACAATGAGGCAGTCACACATTGtcggctagggttgccaggtgtccagtattgaactagaCTGTCCTGAATTTAATTTAGTAATAAAAAAAGagttaatactggacatgtaggtGTCCGGTATGACCTCTCCGGACATactgacctgactggcttgggggggggCATGGAATTTTCCCGAGCAATGAGAGAGCAGAGCTGTGGCTAtaaggctgggcagcttcctgccCAGCAGCTCCTCATCGGCTGCTGCTAggtaatgcaaccaatcaggaggaggtttcaggagcctgggggtggaatcaaggagagaaggaaacaccATGGAAAGGTGagggtttgtgtatgtgtctcgagcgtgtcacacctttcaccattgtgaccAGTATTTTGGGGTAAGCCACTTGGCAACCCTAATTGTTGCAGACTTCATATTAGCTCATTCTCTGGACTACTTTGAGGTCCGATCATTTCCACCTTGGAGGTTTAAATTAGATACTGGAAGATTCATAGTCCTGTCTTCATTCTGTAGATTGGGGATACTTATCGTCCCAAGGGAAGCACTTGCAGCTACTATGAATGTAACGAAGAAAATGGCCAGCCCATCCTGACCAAGGTGAAGAAGGTTTGCCAGGATCTGGACATCGCCAAGTGTGACCTGGTATGTTATACACTCAATCACTTAACATTGTCTGACCATGTACAGTAATGCTTATGATGTACTATATTATGTTATTTACCATTGCATTGCACTTTTGGAATAACCTTAACACTTTGTACCTAGTAGACAATTAAGGGACAGACTTGGTTTGATACAGATGAATTTGCCGCTTCATAACAGTGGTAGTATTTTAAGCTCAAACTCCTTGTCTGTTTTAGAGTACACTTAAATATGATGAGGACGGCTGCTGTCAGACATGCACACCTAAATCAGGTAAGAAGGGTATACGGGGTAGACAAGAGTCTATCATCACCGGGACTGTATGGCTCAGGAAACTTGGGTACTATATGGATTAGTGAACTAGTGGGCTTAATGGTTCAGGAGGTATGCAAAGGGATATTAAAAATGGCATCTCTAAGACAGAACAACTGAACAGAATTGGGCAGCCATACATACTATAGCATAGGGCTTCTTAATATGTAATTAAGGGAATGGGCATGGAAAACCAGAGCATGTTGACCCTGGGATAGAACATCACTTGGGGATGTAACTTGTGATACATCTAGAGAAGACCAGCGCTAGACAAAAGTGATGTGACTCAGAACATAGTACACCTCCAGGACATAGCTGAGTGAATGGGTGCCGGTAGATCCTAGAAAGTCCAGGGAACTGATTGTGGAATGAAAGTTCCTCTTtgattaatacttttttttttaatatataaattaaAGTAATAGAAAAACCGACGGTCATAGAAAATTGCGGTGTTCGAAAGAATGTGACAGTCCTGAGACAAGATGACTGCGAGCTGGCGGTGGAACTCTCATACTGCGGAGGCCCCTGTATGGGATCTTCCATGTAAGTCAATTATTCACCTATTCACTGTCAGAGGGGGCTGTACTACACTGGGACTTCATTTACAGCATTGCTACAAGCCCAACATACTCACATACTGGATTCCAAATAATGTGATCATACAGGGCTTTTAAACTCATATCATTAGATCCAAGCTTCAATGATTAATAAGTACGGGATCTAAACAATCTCTACACCTTTAGACAGTAAGAGATTTAAAAATAATTCTGATATACAAAACAGTTAATACTGTAGATTTACaagcataataataatagtaataggcTAATTAACAAAAGCATAGCATAGAACAACAACGGCATATACTGTAGCAGCCCACTATGTATAATGTTAAACTTTCAATTAAGTATGGGCACGTTCTTGTGTTTGAAATCTGAATTCCATGGATGAAATATTTGATTTGAATTCCGAGCAGTTTGAGAATTCGAAGTTCGAGTCAAACTTTGGAAATAATTTTTGAATCAAAGTGAATATCAAGCCAAAACCCACAAAAAGCTCAACTTtgttcccctccttttttttttttaaaatcaaagtGTAGTATCCACACAGTATGTTTTACAGAACTCATTCACCACTTCTGTAACCTTTCTGTAACCTTTACAGTGCTCTAATGATATGTCTTGTATAGCATGAGTCTTGGCATGCCAGAGACCCTTGTAGCGTACCAGGTATGTCATAGACATTTCCTTATTTTCTAGGAAGATGATTGTGGGTTGACCATTCTGATGAAGCAGCCAGCTTGATAAAAACAGCAGTGGATCCCCCTCCACTTTTGTTTCTGGCTTCCGGAAGTGCTAGAGGTCCCATGGCGCTCTGGTGCTGCTGGATCCCTGGCACTGTAAAGCTTTAAGACTTGTGAGATTTTTAAAGCTCATGTTCTAAATCCACTTATGACAACATGTCATAACTGTCCATTAGGGAGACACATTACCTGTGAAAGTACCTAGTTTTCTTCAAGACCAATAATGGTGACTTCAACCCTACACTAATATCTAAACAAATATCTGACACATGCTTTATTTTCCCAGGTATTCAATGACTTCGAACAGCATTGACCATAAGTGTACTTGCTGCACGGATCTAGAGGTGGGACAGAAGAGTGTCCAATTGCTGTGCACCAATGGACAACGCAAGAGCTACACTTACACTGATGTGATAAGATGTGGCTGCGCTGGGGCCATCTGTACCCTTGAGAAGAACTACTAACAATTGTCCAAATATTTCAGGGAAAGTCAGAAGAGAAACTAGAGCTATGAGAGCAGAGAGCTAGCCATCTTCTGTAAATGTCCCTTGTTCCCTACCCAAATCTTTATATTATAATTTTAGAAACTAAATGAGTAGAATTTCACATGAGTTCTCCTATTCCTTCTTGGCTCTAAATTGCAAATGTGTAGTGGTGACCAAAGCTCTCAAATTGCCCAATGGCAAGTCCCATGAAATAGCTTAAGGCTTTTAGGGATATAACTCTAAGATGTATGTAATCATGCCAGATTTTGGTGCAGATGGATCTACTACTATGATAAGCGATGGATGGAGACCCTTTAttagtgttacttttatgttccTCTGTTAGTCCTATTATTTAATGTAGATTTTAATAAACTTCAAAGTTCAAAGCAATAACCAGCAAATGTACTACTTTGTTCATTGTGACTGCATGGAGAGGCGTTGGGTGGGAAATTTAAGAGATGGTGTGCTTATATAGGAAATAATATCAGTCCCGTACATGGAGGGTAATCTACTCattacaacaaaataaaaagacagAGGAGGGTAAATATCATCTACCGTTCCAGTATCATATGATACTTTTTCAAGACTTATTGCACTACACTTTTAAACACTACTTTTGAACTTCTTAATATTTACAATTCTGCTTGGATGTGACCATACAGTACTTGAATTGTTTGATCCCACCAcagtattaaataaatattacaaaGTTTAAAATGAATGTAATTGTTGGGTAATCTTGTCACATAAAAGTTCTACATCAGAGGTCACATTTATGCATGTATGTGCAATGTAGAAGCCTACAACATGCCATCGAGACTCTGTAAAACATAGAGAGACCGCGCACATTTACCCTTATGGAAACAGAGCTGTGAGTCACTGATCTGCTCTCCGAGATCGGGTTCTGCAATGCATTGAGTAGTGCTATGCAAGGCCTTGTGTGGTGCGATTTCAGAGAGAAGAGCAGTGACTAACAGCTTTCCCACAGTGGAGGTGTGGGTACACAGTCTCTTGTGGGGTGGACCCTCCAGTTAGTATgagaatgtatgtgtatgtatgtatagtatatGTATCCATGTAAAAATATTATAAAACAATTAGAGTGGAGCTCAATTTGTTGTGACTGAATACAAATATGAATTGCGCAGCTAATAAGTGTAATGGTGTCTAGAACCACCCCATACAATATAAAACACAAAATGCGTGATCCAGGTGTATATCGCAAATACATGCAGGCTGTGAGTGATCACAATAGTGAAcagaagtgatatatatatatatatataaactagtgACAATCACAATGCAGTGAAAAATAGAAAACATATCAGTGCAAATAACCAGTTCACTTCTGGTTTGCTGCCTCTCAAAATTGTTGGCTCCGCAACACAGAtcaaaaggaaaaggaaaaaagagagcgCACAACCACTCGTAGTATAGATAAAGGATGGATAGTTTATCACTTCTTCTGAGACCTTAAGTCACATATATTACAGACAGTACCTAAAGAACATGATGCTTAGAGGTAGAAAACATTCTTCTAGCAAAACCTTTTACAAtctccccaaaatacataaaaacaaaacacacccACCAGGTCACCCCATCGTTTCAGGAGTGGGTAACCTCAATGAACATGCAAGCTCATATGTGGACGATGTCCTCAGACCATTTGTGGTGGCACTGCCCTCCTATCTAAGTGACACCAAAGATGTCGTACAAAGATTAGAAGGAGTAATTATCAGCAGTGACACTATCCTAGTGAGCCTGGATGTTGAAGGCCTGTATACGAGCATACACCATCAATACAGTCTTAAGGCTGTCTCTCACTTTCTTAAAATTAGGGGACAGCTATATTCCATCTCACAACATGTTTGTGATTAATCTATTGGAATTCGTACTCATGAAAAAATAGTTCCTTTTTGGAAACAAAATCTATCACCAAACCCAGGGcacggccatgggcaccaagtGTGCACTATCCCACGCCAACTTGTACTTAGGTTGGTGAGAGTCCAAGGTGGTCTTCACAGAAGATTTAGAGTATCTCACTTCACACATCGTCCTATTGGTCCATTTCATCGACGATGTGTAAATGGTATGGCAGGGCACAGTGGCATCTGAAAGAGTTTGTAGACATCCTTAATACCAATAGGTTCAATTTGCATCTCAAACTTGACTATGACAAAAACACAATACATTTTCTAGATCTCAAAATATCTAGGGGGGTAGAGGGctctgtcacgatgacaccaacttttatcaacacatttatatttctgggtacttgattgaacagaacaagttgcaaaataaattgtgatttatttccttaatagacaaacacacgacatctgcagaatacacttaaaacaacactcactgggataagggaacgaaagaaattgtccttggaacgaaagaaattgtcctttgcttgcaagcgccaaaaatgcaaccttggttttaaaagtcctgtggttatgttgttattagccccttcactcctggactggttgctgctgggcATCTTTACATCaaggattaaaattcaggaatcaccgtggggatacctggggagccacagttatagactgcccaaagctat
The Ascaphus truei isolate aAscTru1 unplaced genomic scaffold, aAscTru1.hap1 HAP1_SCAFFOLD_1255, whole genome shotgun sequence DNA segment above includes these coding regions:
- the LOC142475499 gene encoding intestinal mucin-like protein; protein product: MSSQLTDIKEIIHNYPSIVSRRARNLRDILVHSHFTDMPARTCIPPKPQVPDSVCVVGNDVYQRGSIIPQPKDACQTCECSHNMDMESEFYAVKCQPIVCEKTCKEGYVYREKTGQCCGECVAKQCTMKGEKNTEVDIKIGDTYRPKGSTCSYYECNEENGQPILTKVKKVCQDLDIAKCDLSTLKYDEDGCCQTCTPKSVIEKPTVIENCGVRKNVTVLRQDDCELAVELSYCGGPCMGSSMYSMTSNSIDHKCTCCTDLEVGQKSVQLLCTNGQRKSYTYTDVIRCGCAGAICTLEKNY